The sequence GCCGGCCGACTGGCTGAGCCTCACCGAACTGGGCAGGCTGTTCGGCATCTCGGCCGTGCTCTGCGGCCGCCAGCTCAGCGCAGCGGGCCTGCGCCAGCCCAATGGGGCCCCCAGCCGCCAGGCCCTGCATCAGGGGCTGGCCCTGCTGCCCCATCCCCGGGGCCATCACCGTTCTGCCCTGTGGCAGCGCCAGGGCTGCAGTGCGGTCCTGGAGGGTCAGGGGATGAGGCCGATGCTGCCTAACCGCCTGGTGACCCTCTGGGCCGACCTGTTGGAAGCCCTGATGCTGGGCTCCGAGGCGATCACCACCTCGGCGGAGGAGATGGCCAGCGACGTGCCCACGGAGCTGGTGAGCTCTGTGAACCAGGAGCTGCAGCAGCGGGGCAGTGGCTTCCGCGTGGCCCTGGCGGGCCTCAGCCGAGCCGCAAGGCCTCGGCCTGTTGGCGTGCCTTCTCCAGCAGATCCCGCAGCTGATCTTCGTCGGTGTGGCTGAGGTTGGTGAGCAGCAGGCGGGCATGGGGGGCGTGGGTCCTCAGGCGCTCGATCACCCGATCAGGGCTCGCCTCGCGCACCAGCAGGCAGAGGGCGGCGGTACCGGGGGGCAGGGTTTCCCCCAGTTCCCGCATGAAATCGTCGTTGATGCCGACATCGGAGAGGGAGCCTGAGGCGGCGCCGACGCCGGCCCCCACGGCCGCTCCCAGCAGGGGATTGAGGAACAGCAGCCCCACCAGGGTGCCCCAGAAGCCGCCGCCGAGGGCGCCGGCGGCGGTGAGGTTGAGGGCCTGGCGCAGGTGCACCTGTCCGTCGTTGTCGTGATCGACCACCACGGCATCCTCAAGGGCGATCAGTTGCTCGCGCTGGATCGTCACCAGTTCGCGCCGCACGGCTTCGGCTTCCTCGATCTTGGGGAAGCCCACCACCACCAGGCTGCTCATGAGGGGCTCGCAACAATTCTCCAGGCTACTCAGTAGACCGCCGCCTGCTGGAGCGGGGCAGGGAGCGCCCCGGCGCCGCAGGGGCCTTGGCGGCTGGCCGTTGCCGCTCCGTGGGACCCGCCGCCGTTTCCGGACGGGAGGTGAGGGGGCGCTGCCAGCGGGGCAGGGCGAAGCTGTCCTCATCGGGCCAGTCTTCCCCCTCCCCATCCTGCCGCGCAGGCGGCTCAGCGCTGGGCCGGGAGGCGCCGCGGCGGGAGATCGCCTCCAGCGGGCGGCGCGGAGCCTGGAGTGGGCTGGGGTCAGCCCCTGCAAGCGACGATGCCGATGGCGCCGGCGATGCCGGTGGGAAGCGGCCGGGGCCGGATCGGGAGCGGCCCGAACCGTCCTGGGACTCCTCCCAGGGTTCGCGCCAGGAGTCCTCCTCATCGAGGATCCAGTCGAGCTTGGTCTCCACCCAGCGGCCCAGCTCGTTGAGGCGCGGCAGCCCGCCGGCGCCACGGCCGGCAGCGCGAGCCGAAGGACGCGAGCCCGGGCGAGCCCCCGACACCCCATCCACCAGATGGCGTCCTGCCGACACCAGCCGATCCAGCCCCTGCTCCAGGGGTTCGCCGCCGCCCCCGGAGGACTCGGCGGGCCGTCCGCGCCGCGGCGGTGGTTCAGGCTCGGACCAGGATTCGCGCATGGGGCAACACCATTGGCCCCACGCTATCGAGCCTCAGCGACGCCGGGCCGCCAGCCAGCGCTCACGGCTCAGGCCCACCAGGGCGATGCCGAGGCCCGCAAATTGCAGGGTCCAGAGAAAGACGTCCACGCCGAGCCCCCACCGGTCTGACCCTAGACACCCTGCCCAGGGGTGCGGCCCGGCTCGGAAAAGTCGAGCAGGCAGCTGGCATGCCAGCGGCCGCCGTGGTGGCGCTCGCAGCAGACGCGGCAGGCGAGCCCACGCACGCGGCGGCGGTAGGGGGCCGTGAGGCCGCAGCGGGGGCAGCGGGCGATCCAGCGGCTGGCGGTGCTGGTGCCGCCGCCCGGCAGGGGGTAGCGGTGCCGCAGGCTCACCTCGAAACCCTGCTGGGCCGCATTGATGGCGGCCATGCGGGCGCGGAAGTGGGGGCCATGCACCTCCCGCACCTGCAGCACCCGGTCCACCCAGGCGTGGATCATCTCGTGGCAGAGGGTGCTGAGCAGGGCCTCCCGGGGCAGGGGATCCAGCAACGGCCGCGACAGCACGATCTCGCAGAGGTCGCGGCCGTCGGCGCGGCGCCCGCGGCGGTAGAGGCCGGCGGTGCGGCGCATGCGGCCATCGCTCCAGCGCAGCTCGAGCAGGGGCACGCCGCCAGGGGCGAGGCGGGCCTCGAAGTGCTCCCGGTTCAACCGGTGAAACAGCGGCAGCAGGGGCTCGAGCGGCACGCCGGGGCCTGGTCAGTCAGACTCTGGGGCCATTCAACACAGATTCACCGGCCTATGGACTGGGCTCTGACCCGTGACATCGGCAGCAAGGCCCTCCTGGCCGGCGCCGGAGCCCTGCTCCTCTACTGGACGATCACGGCCGTGAAGCTGGTGCTGAGCGCCCGCGGCATCAACCCGCTGCTGAAGCAGTTCTTCGCCCAGGTGGCCAACGGCCAGGTGGACGGCGCCTACCTGCTCACCACCAAGAACTACCGCAGCCATGTGAACCGCAAGCAGTTCATCCAGTACCTGGCCGGCCTGAAGCTGAACCGCTACCGCAACCTCAAGTCGGGGCGGCCGAGGCTGCAGGAGGGCCAGCTGATCCTCACCGTGAAACTGCTCACCGAGGCCAAGGAGGAACTCCCCCTCGACTTCACCTTCGTGAAGGTGGAGGAGCAGTGGCGGATCGACCGGATCCGCACGGTGGGCGCCTGACACCGCTGCAGACTCCTTCTCCCAGGGCCTGATGAGCAGCAGCAGGGCAGCCGCAGCCGGTGCCGAAGCCGGCCAGGGCCGGATCGCCGAGTTGCAGCGGCTGCTCAGCCAGGCCGCCCACGCCTACTACGTGCTCGATGCTCCGCTGATGGAGGATCCGGTCTACGACCGGCTCTACCGCGAGCTGGTGGAGCTGGAGACGGCCCACCCCGAGCTGATCACCCCGGATAGCCCCACCCAGCGGGTGGGGGGGAGCCCGGCGGAGGGCTTCACGAGCGTGGAGCACCGCATCGGCCTGCTCAGCCTCGACAACGCCTTTTCAGTGGAGGAGCTGGAGGAGTGGTATGGGCGGCTGCTGAAGCGGCTGGAGCGCAGCCCAGCCCCCGGTGAGCCGCTGCCGGCCCTGGCGCTGGTGGGCG is a genomic window of Cyanobium sp. NS01 containing:
- a CDS encoding SprT family zinc-dependent metalloprotease; this translates as MPLEPLLPLFHRLNREHFEARLAPGGVPLLELRWSDGRMRRTAGLYRRGRRADGRDLCEIVLSRPLLDPLPREALLSTLCHEMIHAWVDRVLQVREVHGPHFRARMAAINAAQQGFEVSLRHRYPLPGGGTSTASRWIARCPRCGLTAPYRRRVRGLACRVCCERHHGGRWHASCLLDFSEPGRTPGQGV
- a CDS encoding RNA helicase, encoding MRESWSEPEPPPRRGRPAESSGGGGEPLEQGLDRLVSAGRHLVDGVSGARPGSRPSARAAGRGAGGLPRLNELGRWVETKLDWILDEEDSWREPWEESQDGSGRSRSGPGRFPPASPAPSASSLAGADPSPLQAPRRPLEAISRRGASRPSAEPPARQDGEGEDWPDEDSFALPRWQRPLTSRPETAAGPTERQRPAAKAPAAPGRSLPRSSRRRSTE
- a CDS encoding DUF1269 domain-containing protein, whose protein sequence is MSSLVVVGFPKIEEAEAVRRELVTIQREQLIALEDAVVVDHDNDGQVHLRQALNLTAAGALGGGFWGTLVGLLFLNPLLGAAVGAGVGAASGSLSDVGINDDFMRELGETLPPGTAALCLLVREASPDRVIERLRTHAPHARLLLTNLSHTDEDQLRDLLEKARQQAEALRLG